The Methanosphaera cuniculi genome segment AGGAGAAGTAGTAGCCTTCATAGGAGATGGAATAAACGATGCACCATCACTAACACAGGCAAATGTAGGAATAGCAATAGGAACAGGAACAGATGTAGCAATAGACTCAGGAGATATAATACTAATAAATGGAGATCTAATAAATGCAGTAGCAGGACTACAAATAAGTAAAAAAACAATATCACGAGTAAAACTAAATCTATTCTGGGCATTTGCATATAACGTAGTATTAATACCAGTAGCAGCAGGAGTACTACATCCATGGAATATATCATTCTTACCTGAATATGGTGCATTTGCAATGGCATTAAGTTCAGTGACAGTAATATCACTATCACTCCTACTTAAAAGATACATACCAGAAGTACTAAAAAACTAAATTAATAAAATTCCCCACCCCTTTTTTTCTTATTTTTTTTTTAAATATCCATTTATAATTAGACTAATTATTTTTTTTTAGAAAAAATAGATACAATAGGTAGGTATTAAGTTGGAAATTCTTCTAATAAATTAAAAAAAAAAGAGGGAGAGTATAAAAAAAGAAAGTTCACATTATACATTATGTTTTATTATTTCACGTAGTACACTTGTTGCATAACATCCCCGTGGAATAAAAAATTCAACTCGTATTCCATCATCTAGTTTTTCAACATGTGTATCATCTATTTTAAATCTTACAGATCGTCTAATTCCATGACTTCCAAGTTTTGGTGTTTTAGGACACATGAAATCTTCTTTTGTAATATTTTCATCATCTACTACTTTTTGTTCTATTTCACCTTGAATTCCTTCAGCAAATGGTACTTTTGAACCTATGAGTGGTGCTGTTGGATTAACCTTGAAATTATCAATGTCATCTTGGATTGTATCTTCATCTATATCATGTATCCAGTGTTCTTCTGAATCAATTATAATATCTCCTGGTAGGTATTTGTTTATTCCTACTTTTGTACGTTCATTTACAATTTTGTTAAACAGGTATGATTCATATGCATTTACAAACATTCTTTTTAGTGGTTTTGGTAGTGATTCTATTGCACGAATATAATCTTTTTCAGTTAAATTTCCATGTTTTCTTTGTGAATCTGTTAGTTGTTTTATCATGCTTTTTTCATATCTCATACTTTTTGGCATCAAATCATATGCATCTTGTAATTTACCTTCATCATAGAGTTTTCGTGCTTCATAATGTATGTCATGTTCTTCAGGATTTGGATTTCCAATATAAGTATCTACTGCCTTTTTAACA includes the following:
- the truD gene encoding tRNA pseudouridine(13) synthase TruD, translating into MLNVETFITDTKPTGGKIRQSNEDFYVEEVPLQLPSGKGQNTWIQIQKNGRTTLDVVLDMAKAMHLSRKRTGFAGMKDRSAITRQWLCISNITPEELPDFNEILHNVEILDIKANEKKLRMGQLKGNKFKINIRNTNNPSEDVEIAQEVLESLKQTGVPNYYGYQRFGEVRSTTHLVGKCLVEGDVKKAVDTYIGNPNPEEHDIHYEARKLYDEGKLQDAYDLMPKSMRYEKSMIKQLTDSQRKHGNLTEKDYIRAIESLPKPLKRMFVNAYESYLFNKIVNERTKVGINKYLPGDIIIDSEEHWIHDIDEDTIQDDIDNFKVNPTAPLIGSKVPFAEGIQGEIEQKVVDDENITKEDFMCPKTPKLGSHGIRRSVRFKIDDTHVEKLDDGIRVEFFIPRGCYATSVLREIIKHNV